In a genomic window of Chrysiogenia bacterium:
- a CDS encoding amidohydrolase, whose amino-acid sequence MLFRCARHAPEQGHGHGRASAKGARNRRIDIHCHVYVAEVEALLPDDDDGAQDAIGSLTDRINAEQHRLTLPALTDPEVRLADMERQGIDIQVLSPAPFQYGYHLPPETGREVARTINERIATLAEGHPSRFTALGTVPLQEPGMAVAELERCVTELGMKGIEIDTRVNGRDLTRVGLERLFARAEELGAVLFMHPIGTSIAQRMDDHYFPNLLGHPMESALALGHLVFDGWLARHPDLKLVVAHGGGFLPAYWGRLDHAWRTRADCRQNIDREPSHYLRRVHVDTVVFDALELRHLIEAWGPERVLLGTDYPFDMGEPDPVGLLGRVDGLTASARALIECGNAARLLGMPQAVT is encoded by the coding sequence ATGCTGTTTCGTTGCGCCCGACATGCTCCTGAGCAGGGCCATGGCCATGGAAGGGCTTCCGCAAAGGGCGCGAGAAACAGGCGCATCGATATCCACTGCCATGTCTATGTCGCCGAGGTCGAGGCGCTCCTGCCCGACGACGACGATGGGGCGCAGGATGCCATCGGGAGCCTGACCGATCGCATCAATGCCGAGCAGCACCGCCTGACACTGCCGGCGCTCACCGATCCCGAGGTGCGGCTGGCCGACATGGAGCGGCAGGGGATCGATATCCAGGTGCTTTCGCCCGCGCCGTTCCAGTATGGCTATCACCTTCCCCCGGAAACCGGACGCGAAGTCGCGCGTACGATCAATGAGCGTATTGCGACGCTTGCCGAGGGCCATCCAAGCCGCTTCACCGCGTTGGGCACCGTGCCTCTGCAGGAGCCCGGCATGGCCGTGGCCGAACTCGAGCGCTGCGTCACCGAACTGGGCATGAAGGGGATCGAGATCGATACCCGCGTCAACGGCCGCGATCTGACGCGGGTGGGGCTTGAGCGCCTGTTTGCCCGGGCCGAAGAGCTCGGCGCCGTGCTCTTCATGCATCCCATCGGCACCAGCATCGCCCAGCGCATGGACGACCACTACTTTCCCAACCTCCTGGGCCATCCGATGGAGTCCGCATTGGCTCTTGGCCATCTTGTCTTCGACGGCTGGCTTGCACGACATCCCGACCTCAAGCTTGTGGTCGCCCATGGTGGCGGGTTCCTTCCCGCCTATTGGGGTCGTCTGGATCATGCCTGGAGGACACGCGCCGACTGTCGTCAGAACATCGACCGGGAGCCTTCGCACTATCTCCGGCGGGTTCACGTCGATACGGTCGTTTTCGACGCGCTGGAGCTCAGGCATCTGATCGAGGCATGGGGGCCTGAACGCGTGCTTCTGGGGACGGACTATCCGTTCGACATGGGGGAACCAGACCCCGTTGGCCTTCTTGGTCGGGTCGATGGACTTACCGCGTCAGCCCGTGCCCTGATCGAGTGCGGCAACGCCGCCCGTCTGCTCGGAATGCCACAAGCGGTGACCTGA